TTCCTCCTTTATCTTGTCTGCAGCTATGACGAGTAGTATGCACAAGAATAGCCTTAGCATCGACTTCGTGGGTCAGGAGAAACCCGGAACCGGAAGCTGTCTCCTTCCCGACGACGTGCTCgcagagatcctctcctacctcccGGCGAAGACTTTCTTCGGACTCCTATCTGTCTGCAAGACCTTCCACCAGCTCTCGTCAGATTCCCGTTTCCTCCTTTTACAATCATATCGCAGCAAAGCCATCTCCGGATTCTTTGTTAAGTGCTACACTACCTTCAGGTCCTTCCTCCTCGTTGACCCCTGCGCCGATGTGCCCAGAACCAGCCGTCAATTTCTGAGAAAGAACAACGCCTTCATCCTTGGGTCAGCCGGTGGCCTTTTCTTCGTCTTGCATGAGAACCACGGATCGTCCAATGCTACCCGTCATAGCTTATATGTCTTCAACCCGGCCCGTAGGACTCGGTATCAACTACCCACCCCATCGGGCGAGTGTTCAAggggtggcatcgcggtgagCTTCACGAACGATGGCGGCAGAGTGACGAAAGATTATAAGCTGGTCTACCTCTCACCGACCTGTGAATGGAGCTCGTTGCATCACTGCCGGGTCTACGACTCGGTGGCCAAGACATGGACGGTGGACGAGCATCTCGACTTTGGAGGGAGGGAAATAGACATGGATCACCCGGTGGTCTGCGGCGAGACCGTATTCTGGGCGTCGGACTTGGGATCGTACATGAAGATTGACCCGTACGTCGT
The window above is part of the Musa acuminata AAA Group cultivar baxijiao chromosome BXJ2-6, Cavendish_Baxijiao_AAA, whole genome shotgun sequence genome. Proteins encoded here:
- the LOC103988667 gene encoding F-box protein At5g07610-like, encoding MTSSMHKNSLSIDFVGQEKPGTGSCLLPDDVLAEILSYLPAKTFFGLLSVCKTFHQLSSDSRFLLLQSYRSKAISGFFVKCYTTFRSFLLVDPCADVPRTSRQFLRKNNAFILGSAGGLFFVLHENHGSSNATRHSLYVFNPARRTRYQLPTPSGECSRGGIAVSFTNDGGRVTKDYKLVYLSPTCEWSSLHHCRVYDSVAKTWTVDEHLDFGGREIDMDHPVVCGETVFWASDLGSYMKIDPYVVGFDMRTECTQIIALPKRRTIDSSDVIGIAKWEGKSLCLIHYRRFSQVFALWLLEKRSNGVLVRVKKHEISLTTMGFEEPLNVSSVTLSEVATTTLLVFTVYDEVHSYSMKDGEIKKLASLGFYYPSLIPYSNTLWPCGQQEELLE